acacatacctgaGTTTCGTATTGGTTGATCGGATGATGCGTGGTTCCCATTCGCTGTTGCACCATTCACTGTTGCACTATCCGCACCCATCGTGCCACCGTTACGTCCATCATTCCAGCAACTATTGCAAACCCGCACTGGATAGTTCCAGCCACGACTGGGCACGGGCATCTCGTGTTTGGAGCAATGGTTGCAAAATCCTTCCCCACAGCTACGGCAGTGATGCTTCTTCAAACCGAGCCGCTCAAAGTTGCTGATGCATCCTTTACAGTGCTGTTGAtaagagtttaaaaaaaactctttatAATCTGCTTCATTGTACATCACAACTAAACTACAACAAATACGTACAATAATCTCACTATCTGGTCGCCAGTAAGCGGGACGAATTTTGTCCGTTACCCACGATTTTACAAGCTTCGTCGGCTGTGAACCGACACTTGCCATAGCATCCGTGATGTAGGCCACGCCGTCCAGCACGAGCTGGGCAGAATGGGTTGGTCCTTGCAGCTGCAGACCTCCATCGTTCCAAACGTGTACAATTTCCGTgctaaaaattcaataaacaaacaaatccctCAATAACATCGCTTTTCCTATGCTCGCGCCCTCTCGCGGATGGTAGCGAAAGCGATCATTTATCCTACGTACCGAACAGCATTCTGCTCAGGCGACTTGTTGCCGTACCAGTGTTGCCGGGAGCGATAAATTTCCCCACAGTGTGGACACTCGATGACGGACCCGCTCCACGCGTACAGCGCCAATCCCATCCACGACGAATCCGTTGACTTTTGCGTCTTAATACTCACCACCACCTGGCGCCCGTTAACGTAGCACCGGTTGCACAGGTACACCTTGTTCTCGTGCTGATGCTGATACTTGCAGCTGGCGCCGCACCGATGATCTTCCTTTAGCTCGAGATGGCCCATCGACAGCTGGCAGCGGGCATCGCATGACTTGCAGTACGTCGTGCAGGTAAAGTACTGCTCCGGGAAGGCATTGAATGGCAGTGGGCTCAGATCACCGTTGAACTTGTTGTTCAGTGCCAGCAATGCTTCGAACACGACGCGCGGCAGCCGTGGCGAACGGACGGCCGTATTGCGGATCTCCTTCTCCCACACCATGCGCAACGGTTCGTAGTTGGTCGGTGGTTTGGTTGTCCGCACGCCAACGTACCGCAACGAGCTGAAGGCGCTCAGCTCTAGGCGCAGTTTTGCAAACCGTTCGCGTAAAATGTCCTCCTCTTTCTTGCCATCGTCATCCTCCTTCAGTACCTCCGTATTGTGCGTTTCGTGAAAGATTATTACAGCCGGCCCGAGCGCCTGCGGAGGACCGGGCAGATCGAGCGCCTGCAGTGCACCGGAAAAATACTTCGTAAACGCTTTTGAAGCCGTGCCGAGAAATTTGTACATATCGGTACGCAATCGTTCGGCTCGCGTACGGTAAATGATAATGTCCGAAATGGCCAACACTTTCAGCAGCATGCGCATCTGTCGATTTTCGTTCACTGTCTCGCCGAGCAGACCCTCGGTGTCGAGAGCGAGCACATTCTTTTGCCGCTGATAGGCAGCCCATATGCCCATGGTGCAGGATGCCTGTTCGGAGGAGGTCTTGAACACATCGCGCCCACCAAACAGCGCATGGTTCATCGTGTGCGATTTCCCATCGCCCGTGTTGCCAAAGATGGAGACGACTTTTAGCTTCGCGTCGGGTGATACGGACAACCGCTTGCAGAATTGTTCCGCCGATCGTACACATATCCGTTCCTGTTCGTCCATCAGCAGGAAACTGCGTTCCTTCTTGCTGCCGCCGATGATGTTGCTGTCGGTGGGACCATTCATTGCCGGAGATCGTCGATCGTCTATATCGTCGGTGTCGGTCATATCGAGGGGAAGTGAGGTGAACGGTCCGGACACCACATCCGGTGGCTGTGTTGCAAGCGTTCCATCTGTCGTTGGtggctgaaaaaaaaaccgcgagaaaatagagaaaatatttgaaatgtgCAAAATTacttagcaaacaaaaaaatcccaaagcGAATAATATGCAACCCTTGGCTGTGCCGCAATCAGTTTCCGTACCATGTTGAACGAGCCCACCATTGGTAGTGAACCCAAGGGTAAGTGCCTCATCGCAAATcgcccaccaccatcatcaccataaatCATCAGCGTCATCATACGCTTTCATCGCAGCGACGCTAGGAAAGTAGTATATAAATCTTTAGAGCTATTCTTATCAAAATCGTTCGCTCAAAACAAATACGATGTGACGCGCAAATGGTACGATCGATGATTACCACCACGCGATAGGCAGGACCCGCCGGGTGGGTGAGCAATGGCGCGCTCTGTTCGGGGAAGGGATCGATAGGCAACCACCAGATTGCGCATCGGTGATCAGAGATCGCGTAAGGTTCGATCGTGCACGTTTAACGTGAAGACCTGCAAGGATGTGTGGCGGGGTTATGATCTACATCGTCAACAATTGCCGCACGTTCATTTAACCCCATTTCGTCCGCTTGCAGCAACAGACACACCGGATGTACTCATCGTGTAAGCACAACCGTGGACACACTCTTCCGAATCACCGCCAAACGAGGTAGTTGCTTCCGGCAGTGCAACAGCAGAGCAGATGACCGAAGCAATGCATTGTTTATaataaagtttgtttttgaacTTATTTGCCCATGCAGCAAAAATTACCACAGCACGATAATTCTGCGTTGCTTCATCAGCTTTTCAAAACTGTTTTCATCAAAGTAGGTCGTGCTTGTTGGTTGGGTGGCCGGCGATCAATTGCGgctttttttacacaaacatGATCGTGTTTAGTAGAGTGTTTCCTGCATATGATcattgaaagaagaaaaaaaaaatttatgaatttgATTACTTATTTAAatgttcgatcgatcgattgtgtATGTTCATTTGTTGGCTGTCGGAACGGAAGCACGCTGTGCCGCTTTTCGCGTGCCTGCTGGTCTAACACCAAACCAGACGCGCTTTAGAACCAAAGTTGAGGATCAATGTCATGCGTAGAATATTAATTCCACCTGACCAAAGGCTACGATCAACGGCACACGATCGGCACCCCATTCGCTCGTAAGTCCTTGAACATTGTGTGGGGTTGGCTTGGTGTTCGGAGAAGGGTTTAGATGGTGCGAACGATATACGCAACCTTTCTTCATCAACACAACGCACGCTCAGCGTGCTTGGATATCTCCGTTttcgtgtgagtgtttttcttcgttttgtgCGGTTTCGTTATCGATGTGTGGTGGTTAGCGCCATTCTGGCCCGCAACTTTAATCTTCTACCATCCCCCCTACGAATGTAAACTAAACCATTCCTCAAAAAGTTCGATAAAGGGCTAAACACCAACCATATCGTCCGTCATACCCACTACTTGCAGCCCACGCCCACAGACCGTTGCTAAGGTTAGGAAACCAAAGTAGGCCAACCCACGGCGTATTTGACGGCTGGTTTTTCCCTGCGAGAAATGAAAAGCTTTATCAAAATTTGTTCCCATCGCTAGTGTTCGTTACCTTATCACTGATCCACGAAAGACTTTCTGTGTCCTCCGCTTGCATCATGGTTGTTGATTACTGTTGTTCGAAAGATGTCTCCACTTTAGAAACCATCCACATACACAGACCCACAAATACACGTCGTACGGTGATTGGAGAAAGGCAGTGAGATAATAATCCGGGAGCGCGGGTTTGCTGGTGGCAACTTTCTTTTTGCGTTTCTGCGTGGCTGCTGCTCGTGGCCTTGATGGAGCCTAATGGTGGAACACTTTTAGCGAAGGGGGAAGCCTTGCCTTTACCGATAGAAATACACTCACACTCGCGTTTTACTCATAACCAGAAGGCTTCTTCTCCATGCTATACAGCGCGGTTGTCGCTGCAAAAAGGTAAACATGCAGAGGTTGGCCTGCCTGTTCGCGGAGTGTGACGCTTCGTGACCTTGGCTGGTCAAGAGGCTGCTCCTGCTACTGCTCTACTCTGCTCTTTTGAGCTCTCACACACCCAAGCGACAGAGAGCGCGCGCACAATGATATTAGATGGACCGCTATGCCAAAACAGTACTACAATTCcgccactgtgtgtgtgtttgtgtcccaGGAAAAGGGAAGGGGTTTGATATTTCTACTACGCAACAGTTCAAACGGAAATCCTTCACGTTACTTCCGGTTAGTGAGCTCTCGACTCAATGTTACATGTCTACGTTCGAACACACACTGCCTACTAACACACAGGTTTCAGAGATGAAATGGTGGAAATGTAATATCTTTCCGTGTTTTCCTTTGGAAATTGCAAGCGGCTACAATCGAGGTGGGTGGTGGGCTTACACCCCGATCAGGGGAGTAGGCAATTTTGTAAACAAAGAACGCACCCTTTCGCTGGAAGTGGAGCTTCGAATTACACTGGACTAGAACACAAGCACGTACACAGACGATCGTATACAGGGAATGGCACTCGTCGCTCAATTGTCACACTAATAATGCATATTTCCAAGCAATTCACTTTCAACGgccaaacaacgaaaaacaattCACAACGGCAGTGCAAAAGGAATGCTAACACTATCTCCCATGCGGATTTCCTCGAAAGTTCACCAGCTCTATTCGCTTagcaaaatttcaattttcattctcTTCTGGTGGAAAACAGTGCGCGACAATGTTGCTAGTACTTTGTCGTACTGTGCAGCCGCGTATCAGCGATGATAAGCAGAACTTTTTGCAACTTTTTCGGAgcttctgtttttcttcgctgATTCACACGCACTGCCTCTGCaacctttgtttttttcttgggctTTGATTTACTACTGACGTTTCTTATGGTGGTGTTAGTTAAGACCGCTTTCAATAACAAAAGAACGACTTCAACTTTCCTGACGTAAAAATTGCTAAAAGCTGCTATAACATTCCAGTTTTGAACATGTTTAATATTTCACACACTGATCTTtctaatttttcatttactttgCTCCTTAAAGCGGagtttttcataaaaaaaatatgatattTGCGGGGAATTTTTGGACGTCGTTTGCTGCGAACTCTGCAGCCCTACAAGTATAAACACATTGCATGCGAATTTTTATAGCGATCTTTGACAGCGCATTTTACACCAAATCGTAAACAACCACATATTTgctccacacacgcacaccgtgGAAACTTTCGTTTTCTGCGTGATAAATAATAACTTTACAGTACAAAAAAAGTGTTCCGCTGTGCGGTAATATATTCGTTTCAGCCTATTTTTAGGTGAAACTTTGGACTCCATAAAATTGTGTGTTGATTTGTGGCCAGTATTTGCAGCTTTTCAATCATGTCAGCATGCCGCGTGCGAACGCCGGTAAGCGATGCGAATTTTCTGGCACCTTCCCACCGATCCATGGAATGATCGCTGATAAGCCCACATTCACTGATTATCCCATTGGTTTTTGTAGAACAAAATCCGTTCCCTTCTCAAAATAACCGGGCTGGGTGCGGGCGTCTTTAGCGCGTACAGCGTTTGGCGAGGAGATGAGAAATTCTACAACAACGTGTTTATGCCGATCGTACGGCTCATACCGCCAGAAACGGCACACGATCTTGCGGTGCTCGGTGTCAAGTGGAAACTTTTCCGCCCAGCGTACCAGGATACGGACCGGCTGCGGACACAGTTCCTCGGTCTGACGTTCAACAATCCGATCGGTATAGCGGCCGGGTTCGATAAGCACGGTGAAGCCGTCCAGGGTTTGCAGCTGATCGGGTTTGGATTTGTCGAGATTGGGTCGGTAACGCCCGAACCACAGCCGGGCAATGCGAGACCACGCATCTTTCGCCTGAACGAAGATAAAGCCATCGTTAACCGGTACGGGTTTAACAGCGAGGGTCACG
This genomic window from Anopheles maculipalpis chromosome 2RL, idAnoMacuDA_375_x, whole genome shotgun sequence contains:
- the LOC126559737 gene encoding zinc finger FYVE domain-containing protein 1-like → MMQAEDTESLSWISDKPPTTDGTLATQPPDVVSGPFTSLPLDMTDTDDIDDRRSPAMNGPTDSNIIGGSKKERSFLLMDEQERICVRSAEQFCKRLSVSPDAKLKVVSIFGNTGDGKSHTMNHALFGGRDVFKTSSEQASCTMGIWAAYQRQKNVLALDTEGLLGETVNENRQMRMLLKVLAISDIIIYRTRAERLRTDMYKFLGTASKAFTKYFSGALQALDLPGPPQALGPAVIIFHETHNTEVLKEDDDGKKEEDILRERFAKLRLELSAFSSLRYVGVRTTKPPTNYEPLRMVWEKEIRNTAVRSPRLPRVVFEALLALNNKFNGDLSPLPFNAFPEQYFTCTTYCKSCDARCQLSMGHLELKEDHRCGASCKYQHQHENKVYLCNRCYVNGRQVVVSIKTQKSTDSSWMGLALYAWSGSVIECPHCGEIYRSRQHWYGNKSPEQNAVRTEIVHVWNDGGLQLQGPTHSAQLVLDGVAYITDAMASVGSQPTKLVKSWVTDKIRPAYWRPDSEIIHCKGCISNFERLGLKKHHCRSCGEGFCNHCSKHEMPVPSRGWNYPVRVCNSCWNDGRNGGTMGADSATVNGATANGNHASSDQPIRNSDREIDEQELIDDADLLVTSSSAGNGIDEANNVLVRRYGEAVINTISNIGAVLEYPKDFIKESARPSYWVPDAEAPNCYICELEFGSPEELNTVAGLGSKVPTAPLPSSGTSTPPAASSPAKRIENGGVTRTAQTTKRSSASYRSVDRRRHHCRACGNAVCAGCSANRRPVPKRGWLSDVRVCNSCYTAED